In Scytonema millei VB511283, the sequence AAAAGTGTTTGCCAACACGCCAGCAAGACAATCGCGATAGTAGTATCAAATTTACGCGCTAAGTTTTCAATCTGGGTGATACGAGTAAGAGCAATTGCCAATTCAAAACACTCAGGTTGAAATTTTGTTTGTTTTAAAGGCTTATTTTCAAAAGGGAGTTTTAATTCTAGGGAAGCAACTCGTTCGCGCCAATATGCATTAGCTTCCTCTGCGTCCGTGTCTGCAAGTAACTGATTTTGCCATGTCGAGAATTGGCAGTATTGTACAACTTCTGCCTCCAATTCCCGACTTTGGAGACAAGCAGAATAGGAATTGCCGATTTCAGCGATTAAATTTGCAATTGTCCGAGAATCGGCACACAGGGAAGGTAAACATACGTGCAAAACATGGAGATTTGCCGACAATTTCAGTAAAGACAACCGCAACAGCGAACCTGACTCGAAATCAAAACTATGGCGACTTGCTTCTTGAAATAATGCCTCAATTGCGATCGCTTGTGCATCGTGGTTCAGATCGGACGATCCCCCCCAACCCCCCTTAATAAGGGGGGCTATGTTTCCCTCCTTTTGAAGGGGGGCTAGGGGGGATCTTTCCCAATCCTCCTGGTGAAGAGGAACTATGTTTCCCCCCTTGTGAAGGGGGGCTAGGGGGGATCTTTGAGGATCGATCGCTTGCCATTCAGGTAAGCAATCATCTACCACAGCCATAACTGGTAACTTCCGACCGGGTAGCCGCCTAAAAATCGTGCGGAAAATTTCATTTCGATAGATAATGTGTTGTAAAGCTGCTTTTAAAACCTCTGGTTGAAGCGCCCCTTCTATGGAAATAGCACACTCAGTTATGTAAGCAGGACTATCTTGCTGCAACAACCACAGGCGTTTTTGCTGGGGAGAAAGCTCAAAGCCGCTAATAGTTTCAGTTTGCATAAGCTGTCTCCTTATTGTCGATATCAGCGCGATGAATCATTTCTCCCATTGCCACCACAATTTTGCGCGAACCTATATAGGGATTGCGTCCGTGAGCAGCCAAAATGTTATCTAGCATCAATACATCTCCTTGCTGCCAGGGGAAACTAATTTCAGCCGCTTTGTAAACTGCCAAAATTTCTTCTATGACCGATGCTTCAATTGGAGAGCGATCGCCATAGTAAACCTGACGGGGAAAGTTTTCCGCTCCAAATACAGACATTAACGATTCCCTCACATCCGCTTGTAAGTAAGATGGATGGTGCAACTGGATTTGGTTGAAAAACACCGTCTCACCCGTTTGGGGATGGTTGATGACTGCCGGACGTACCTGACAAGTTCTCAAACTACCATCGGGCTTCCACTCCACGCTCATCCCTGCTTTACGGCAGTATGCTTCTACTGCTGCGCGATCGTTTGTGTGAAAGAAATCTTGCCAACTCACATCCAAGTTGTCAGTGAAGTTGCGAACGTACATTAACTGCTTTTGAGCAAATTTTTGGCGTAGTTTTGGATCGAGCAGCTGATAAATTTTTCTGGAATCAACGATCGGTGTTTCTCCCCCTTGCGCGGCTGGCTGCATACAGAAAAACCAGATTTTTTGGGGATAACAGTGTAGGTGAGAACTTTCATTGTGAAACAAGATTGCTTGCTCGGATGGATAGGGGGTAGAGCCGTAAACTTTGCCGGAAACGCCTTCACGCGGTAAATCGCCATACTCGCCGAATAACCCCGGACAGATGGCTTCAGCAAAACTTTCAAATTCAGAGGCAGAGGCAATCTTGAAATTACGGAAGAGGATCGCACCGTGATGCAATAACTTAGTTTCGATAAATTGCCGATCGCTCTTTGCCCAATCAAGGCGATCGAAATCATCCACGGTTGGAGTAATAACTAAAGGTAATGTTGCCCCAGGTTGTAAAAAATCGGTGGCGATCGCTCTATTTTCTGACAAATCCACAATTTTCGGTTGGACTGCCATAAACTTTTGCCGCTTGGCTGCTTTCTGCTGGCTCTTTTTCTCAGCTTGTCGTGCGATTTCAGCCTGAGTCTGCATTTCTAAACTGTCGATCCGAGCTTCCGGCTGTGCCACAATGCTCTGAAGTAGCGTTTCAAAATGCTTTGACATCCGGTCGATCGTCGTGGCATCGAAAAGATCGGTGTTGTACTGCCATTTCCCAACGATTCCCCGTTCTTTTTCCTCCACAAATAGCACTAAATCGAATTTAGCCGTGCCGTTGTCAATGTCGATCGGACTCAGAGTTAGTCCTGGCAACTCCAAAGCTGGCATTGTCGGCACGTTGTCCATCACTAGCAACACCTGGCAGAGAGGCGGACGGCTGCGATCGCGACATCGCAATGCATCCACCAGTCGTTCAAAGGGTAAGTCTTGGTGGGCATAAGCCCCTAAAGCTACCTCGCGCACTCGCCACAGCAATTCTTGAAAACCAGGATTACCAGATAAATCGATACGTAAGGCAAGGAGGTTGACAAAAAAACCAATTAACCCTTCTGTTTCCGGTTGGTTGCGGTTCGCGACATCCGTACCCACAACGATGTCATCTTGCTGGGTGTAGCGATGCAGCAGCGTCACAAAGGCTGCTAGTAAAGCAATGAATAAAGTGCAATTTGCCTGATGGCTTAAATTTCGCAGTGCTTGATGCAGGTTGGCTGGCAGCTCAAAAGATTGGTTAGCACCGCGAAAAGTTTGGAACTGCGATCGCGGTCTATCTGTCGGTAGCTGCAACACGGATAAATTACCACCTAGCTGCTGTCGCCAGTACGATAACTGAGTTTCTAGTACCTCCCCTTGCAATTGCTGGCGCTGCCAAGCAGCAAAGTCGGCATACTGGATCGGTAGTTCTGGTAAGGGTGAAGGTTTACCAGCAATGAAGGCTGCATACAACGCTGCCAGTTCGCTAAAAAATATACCCGTTGACCAAGCATCGGTGACAATGTGATGCATCGTGCAGAGCAATACATATTCTGTCTCATCTAGCTGTAGCAGCGTGCATCGTAGTAGGGGGTTTTGCGTCAAGTCAAAAGGCTGCTGGGCTTGCTCGGTTGCCAGTTGCAGGGCAGTTGTTTCTCGTTCGACTTTTGGCAAATGTTGCAAATCCACAACTGGGATCGTCAAGTGGAGGTGAGGGGCTATGACCTGGACTGGTTGCCCTGCAACTGTAGTAAAGGTGGTACGTAAAACTTCGTGTCGTCGAATAATTTCATTGAAACTCTGTTCCAGTGCGGCTACGTTCAGTTCTCCGGCAATGCGGAGGGCGATTGGTTCGTTGTAACCAAAGTTGTTTGGGTCGAGGCGATCGAGGAACCACAATCTTTGCTGGGCAAACGATAGCGGTAAATGCTCGTGGCGAGAAACAGGTACGATCTGGCGATCGCAGGGTAAAAAGCCTCCTGCTTGCATTTCTACTATGCTTTCCTTCACGGCAGCGATCGCTTGCTCGATCTCTGCATCGGTGTGAGCAGTCGATAAAAAACAAGTGCGTCCTTCCCAGATGTAAATTCCTTTTTCTAAGAGGTGATAGAAAAACAAATTCATCCAAGTGAGGTTGGGCGGATAAATAAACCGAAACAGGGAACCGAAATGGACAACCTGAATTGGTAATTGCTTTTGATCGAAGAAATCATTGAGCGTTGCCGCTAACTTTGCAGTTTTTGTCCCTAATTCTGCCTGTAGTTGCGCTCCACTTTGCTTGATGTGATTAAGGACTGCCCAGACACCAGCCACGACTAAAGGATTTTTGAAAAAGGTTCCGGCGAAATAAGTCGTTTCCACTTGCGGATAGGAGGCATCTCCATAATTCCAAAAGCCGCCATCCAAGACATCCATCAATGCAGCTTTGCCAGCAACTACCCCAACTGGTAATCCAGAACCAAGCGCCTTTCCATACGTGGACAGGTCTGCTTGAATTCCCCATAATGCTTGAATACCACCAGGATGCATTCGGAAGCCAGTAATCACCTCATCAAAAATGAGTACGGTTCCCGTTTCTTGAGTCAGCTGCCTTAATTCGTAAAGATATTCTTGAGGTTGAAAATCGGGGTTGCGGCTTTGTACGGGTTCGACTAGCACAGCCGCCAAGTCTTGAGCGTGGGTTTTCAACAGTTGGAGAGATTCGGGACTGCCATATTCGAGTACCATCACCTTATCCGTCATGTGCTGCGGAATGCCTGGAGCAATCGGCACGGTA encodes:
- a CDS encoding aminotransferase class III-fold pyridoxal phosphate-dependent enzyme, translating into MLNSSDNSRFDKVVSSLKEILSGWLGIESQAIDIHSNFLELGLESLLLTQFSRSVRDRFGIEIPFRLLMGELSTLEALAAYIVQQMPLEEQKLATSPLPEAMPVEAMSVPVREIAAAQSSNNSPAIAKLIARQLQIMSKQLEVLRRSTETASDRALSDLSQAKQAIAPTSKRKPVMSSQPGDTGLSSHQQRHLDTLIARVVKRTPESKRLTQAARPYLANPRAITGFRLPVKEMLYPIHVQRAAGARIWDVDGNEYIDLSMGFGPLLFGHSPPFVMEAIQAQIQQGMQNGPQSRLTGEVTQLFCQLTSQERATFCNDGTEAVMAAIRIARTATGRSKIAVFAGSYHGNLDEVLVTGVPTANGLRTVPIAPGIPQHMTDKVMVLEYGSPESLQLLKTHAQDLAAVLVEPVQSRNPDFQPQEYLYELRQLTQETGTVLIFDEVITGFRMHPGGIQALWGIQADLSTYGKALGSGLPVGVVAGKAALMDVLDGGFWNYGDASYPQVETTYFAGTFFKNPLVVAGVWAVLNHIKQSGAQLQAELGTKTAKLAATLNDFFDQKQLPIQVVHFGSLFRFIYPPNLTWMNLFFYHLLEKGIYIWEGRTCFLSTAHTDAEIEQAIAAVKESIVEMQAGGFLPCDRQIVPVSRHEHLPLSFAQQRLWFLDRLDPNNFGYNEPIALRIAGELNVAALEQSFNEIIRRHEVLRTTFTTVAGQPVQVIAPHLHLTIPVVDLQHLPKVERETTALQLATEQAQQPFDLTQNPLLRCTLLQLDETEYVLLCTMHHIVTDAWSTGIFFSELAALYAAFIAGKPSPLPELPIQYADFAAWQRQQLQGEVLETQLSYWRQQLGGNLSVLQLPTDRPRSQFQTFRGANQSFELPANLHQALRNLSHQANCTLFIALLAAFVTLLHRYTQQDDIVVGTDVANRNQPETEGLIGFFVNLLALRIDLSGNPGFQELLWRVREVALGAYAHQDLPFERLVDALRCRDRSRPPLCQVLLVMDNVPTMPALELPGLTLSPIDIDNGTAKFDLVLFVEEKERGIVGKWQYNTDLFDATTIDRMSKHFETLLQSIVAQPEARIDSLEMQTQAEIARQAEKKSQQKAAKRQKFMAVQPKIVDLSENRAIATDFLQPGATLPLVITPTVDDFDRLDWAKSDRQFIETKLLHHGAILFRNFKIASASEFESFAEAICPGLFGEYGDLPREGVSGKVYGSTPYPSEQAILFHNESSHLHCYPQKIWFFCMQPAAQGGETPIVDSRKIYQLLDPKLRQKFAQKQLMYVRNFTDNLDVSWQDFFHTNDRAAVEAYCRKAGMSVEWKPDGSLRTCQVRPAVINHPQTGETVFFNQIQLHHPSYLQADVRESLMSVFGAENFPRQVYYGDRSPIEASVIEEILAVYKAAEISFPWQQGDVLMLDNILAAHGRNPYIGSRKIVVAMGEMIHRADIDNKETAYAN